In a genomic window of Pseudomonas oryzihabitans:
- a CDS encoding DUF6231 family protein, translating to MANLFSSRTPQQALASLLEHHKPSRLLCLAREALPAISAYAEAHPECRLVQAAVPLEDASLLGERYDLVILADCLEHLPLRQGRELLGGLRNFNTSRLAVLVDLAASEWQATDFYALALQTNERFSRDGQVVTLFSYDLHDYKQVPDWLNAKFWANPEMFGKYWW from the coding sequence ATGGCAAATTTATTCTCCTCCCGCACCCCGCAACAGGCTCTGGCAAGCCTCTTGGAGCACCATAAGCCGTCTCGTCTGCTATGCCTGGCACGGGAAGCGCTGCCAGCGATAAGTGCCTACGCCGAGGCGCATCCCGAATGTCGCCTGGTGCAAGCCGCGGTGCCGCTGGAAGACGCCAGTCTGCTCGGCGAACGCTACGATTTGGTGATCCTCGCCGACTGCCTGGAACATCTCCCCTTGCGCCAGGGCCGTGAATTGCTCGGCGGGCTGCGCAACTTCAATACGTCCCGGCTGGCCGTGCTGGTGGATCTGGCCGCCAGCGAATGGCAGGCGACGGACTTCTACGCCCTCGCCCTCCAGACCAACGAACGCTTCTCCCGCGACGGCCAGGTAGTGACGTTGTTCAGCTATGATCTGCACGACTACAAACAGGTCCCGGACTGGCTCAACGCCAAGTTCTGGGCCAATCCGGAAATGTTTGGGAAGTACTGGTGGTAA
- a CDS encoding acyl-CoA dehydrogenase family protein codes for MLITEEQQGIVDMARRFAQERLQPHAADWDRSGAFPRDALREMGELGFMGMLVPDTWGGCDTGYVAYSLALEEIAAGDGACSTIMSVHNSVGCVPIDRFGSDEQKERFLTPLATGEMIGAFALTEPQAGSDASDLRTRARRDGEHYVIDGAKQFITSGSQAGVVLVFAVTDPAAGKKGISAFLVPTDTPGYQVVRVEHKLGLHASDTCQIQLDGVRVPASYRLGAEGEGYRIALANLEGGRIGIAAQAVGMARAAFDYAKGYARERQTFGKPIVEHQAVAFRLADMATEIAVARQMVLHAAALRDAGRPALVEASMAKLFASEMAERVCSAALQTLGGYGYLNDYPLERIYRDARICQIYEGTSDIQRLVIARHLGD; via the coding sequence ATGCTGATCACCGAAGAACAACAGGGCATCGTCGATATGGCCCGTCGCTTCGCCCAGGAGCGCCTCCAGCCCCACGCCGCCGACTGGGACCGCAGCGGCGCCTTCCCCCGTGACGCGCTGCGTGAGATGGGCGAGTTGGGCTTCATGGGGATGCTGGTGCCGGATACCTGGGGCGGCTGCGACACCGGTTACGTCGCCTATTCCCTGGCCCTGGAAGAGATCGCTGCCGGCGACGGCGCCTGCTCCACCATCATGAGCGTGCACAATTCGGTCGGCTGCGTGCCCATCGATCGCTTCGGCAGTGATGAGCAGAAAGAGCGCTTCCTCACGCCCCTGGCCACTGGCGAGATGATCGGTGCCTTCGCCCTCACCGAGCCGCAGGCGGGTTCCGATGCCAGCGACCTGCGCACCCGGGCGCGGCGCGACGGTGAGCACTATGTCATCGACGGGGCCAAGCAATTCATCACTTCCGGGAGCCAGGCCGGGGTGGTGCTGGTGTTCGCGGTCACCGATCCGGCGGCGGGCAAGAAGGGCATCTCCGCCTTCCTGGTGCCTACCGACACCCCCGGCTACCAGGTGGTGCGCGTCGAGCACAAACTGGGTCTGCACGCCTCCGACACCTGCCAGATCCAGCTCGATGGGGTGCGTGTACCGGCGAGCTACCGGCTGGGCGCCGAAGGCGAGGGTTATCGCATCGCCCTGGCCAATCTGGAGGGCGGGCGTATCGGCATCGCCGCCCAGGCCGTCGGCATGGCCCGCGCCGCCTTCGACTATGCCAAGGGCTATGCTCGCGAGCGGCAGACCTTCGGCAAACCCATCGTCGAACACCAGGCGGTGGCCTTCCGCCTGGCCGACATGGCCACCGAGATCGCCGTGGCCCGGCAGATGGTGCTGCACGCAGCGGCCCTGCGCGATGCCGGGCGACCGGCACTGGTGGAGGCCTCCATGGCCAAGCTGTTCGCCTCGGAAATGGCCGAGCGGGTTTGCTCCGCGGCCTTGCAGACCCTGGGTGGCTACGGCTACCTGAACGATTATCCGCTGGAGCGGATCTATCGGGACGCCCGCATCTGCCAGATCTACGAAGGCACCAGCGACATCCAGCGCCTGGTCATCGCCCGGCATCTGGGTGACTAG
- a CDS encoding OmpA family protein: MSKSIARTALPLIMASTVLAGCAGGVQKSDWPVCAAVGALVGGAAGATQNGNVAGMAALGFGTTAGAYCWVHGKGNEQVARVAPPPAPAPAPAPAPAPAPLPKQEVITARDLHFAFDSAKINPQDQAQLDGIAGRLRGEAASTRLSITGYTDSVGTPAYNQRLSERRAKSVSEYLINAGIPAGSIVSVKGLGESNPVATNETAEGRAENRRVEIQIDRE; this comes from the coding sequence ATGAGCAAGAGCATCGCAAGGACAGCTTTACCCCTCATCATGGCGAGCACTGTGCTGGCCGGCTGTGCGGGCGGCGTACAGAAATCCGATTGGCCGGTCTGCGCAGCGGTCGGCGCCCTGGTGGGCGGCGCTGCCGGTGCTACTCAGAACGGCAACGTCGCCGGCATGGCGGCCCTGGGCTTCGGCACCACTGCTGGCGCCTATTGCTGGGTGCATGGCAAGGGCAACGAACAGGTCGCCCGCGTCGCTCCCCCGCCGGCCCCGGCTCCTGCACCCGCTCCGGCCCCCGCTCCGGCGCCGCTGCCCAAGCAGGAAGTGATCACCGCGCGTGACCTGCACTTCGCCTTCGACTCCGCGAAGATCAACCCGCAAGACCAGGCTCAGCTCGACGGTATCGCCGGTCGTCTGCGCGGCGAAGCCGCCAGCACCCGCCTGTCCATCACCGGCTATACCGACAGCGTCGGTACCCCTGCCTACAACCAGCGGCTGTCCGAGCGCCGCGCTAAGTCGGTCAGCGAATACCTGATCAACGCCGGCATCCCTGCGGGCAGCATCGTTTCGGTGAAAGGCCTGGGTGAATCCAACCCGGTCGCCACCAACGAAACCGCTGAAGGTCGTGCCGAGAACCGCCGCGTCGAAATCCAGATCGACCGCGAGTGA
- a CDS encoding serine hydrolase domain-containing protein: protein MTVHGYHDLRFESVREAFADLLAAGQTRGAALCVQVAGETVLDLWGGMADKDGQTPWHTDTLLNLFSCTKAFTSVAALQLVEEGKLALEAPVAERWPEFAAAGKAEITLRQLLSHRSGVSALRERLAGDALYDWAQMTAAVAAEAPWWTPGTAHGYAPITFGWLLGELIRRADGRAPGEAIVARTAGRLGLDFHIGLPASEDERVAHIVRGKGVLGDAAAQRLLKTTMSDPAALPTLAFGNPSGVLTSTNKAEWRRFQQPAANGHGHARSLAGFYAGLLAGDLLEWETLSEALREHSQGEDRTLLTPTRFGLGFMLDQPEQANATYGLGPQAFGHPGAGGSTGFADPEREVAFGFVTNTLGPYVLMDPRAQALARAVGECL, encoded by the coding sequence ATGACCGTCCACGGCTATCACGACCTACGCTTCGAATCCGTCCGCGAGGCCTTCGCCGATTTGCTCGCCGCCGGCCAGACCCGGGGTGCGGCCCTGTGCGTGCAGGTGGCCGGGGAGACCGTGCTGGATCTCTGGGGTGGCATGGCCGACAAGGACGGCCAGACGCCCTGGCACACCGATACCCTGCTGAATCTGTTCTCCTGCACCAAGGCCTTCACCTCGGTGGCAGCGCTGCAACTGGTGGAGGAGGGCAAGCTGGCGCTCGAAGCTCCGGTGGCTGAGCGCTGGCCCGAGTTCGCCGCCGCCGGCAAGGCCGAGATCACCCTGCGGCAATTGCTCAGCCATCGCTCCGGCGTCTCGGCCCTGCGCGAGCGCCTGGCGGGCGATGCCCTCTATGACTGGGCACAGATGACCGCCGCCGTGGCCGCCGAGGCGCCCTGGTGGACGCCCGGCACCGCCCACGGCTATGCGCCCATCACCTTCGGCTGGCTGCTCGGCGAGCTGATCCGCCGCGCCGATGGTCGCGCACCTGGCGAAGCCATCGTGGCGCGCACCGCTGGCCGTCTCGGTCTGGATTTCCACATCGGCCTGCCGGCGAGCGAGGACGAGCGCGTGGCCCATATCGTCCGCGGCAAGGGCGTACTGGGCGATGCGGCGGCCCAGCGTTTGCTCAAGACCACCATGAGCGATCCTGCTGCCTTGCCGACCCTGGCCTTCGGCAATCCGTCCGGGGTGCTCACCAGCACCAACAAGGCCGAGTGGCGGCGCTTCCAGCAACCGGCGGCCAATGGCCACGGCCATGCGCGCAGCCTGGCCGGCTTCTATGCCGGGCTGCTGGCGGGCGATCTGCTGGAGTGGGAGACCCTGAGCGAGGCCCTGCGCGAGCACAGCCAGGGCGAGGATCGTACCCTGTTGACCCCGACCCGCTTCGGCCTGGGCTTCATGCTCGATCAGCCGGAGCAGGCCAATGCCACCTATGGCCTCGGCCCCCAGGCCTTCGGCCATCCAGGTGCGGGCGGCTCGACCGGCTTCGCTGACCCTGAGCGTGAGGTGGCCTTCGGCTTCGTCACCAACACCCTGGGACCCTATGTGCTGATGGACCCCCGCGCCCAGGCCCTGGCGCGGGCGGTAGGGGAGTGCCTGTAA
- a CDS encoding AMP-binding protein, translating to MQDYADVHARFDYAASVAQRLSGSLAAVNACVECCDRHALPGRIALFWEGRDGQRESWTFIELQQRAAQFAGFLASQGIGPGDRVAGLLPRTPELLITILGTWRLGAVYQPLFTAFGPKAIEHRLAVSQARLVVTDAGNRSKLDEVPGCPAILTVGQRRGLGIERGDFSFWHELERQPTLFDPVLRTAEDPFLLMCTSGTTGPAKPLAVPLKAIVAFMGYMLEAVDLRPTDAFWNLADPGWAYGLYYAVTGPLALGHPTLFYDGPFSAESTCRLVREHGITNLAGSPTAYRLLIAGGEAVSQALRGRLRVVSSAGEPLNPEVIRWFDEQLQAPIHDHYGQTELGMVLCNHHALRHPVQPGAAGFASPGHRVVVLDETTRQELPVGVPGILALDLAQSPLCWFGGYLGSPTKAFVDHYYLTGDTCELNTDGSISFVGRADDVITTSGYRVGPFELESALIEHPAVIEAAVIGKPDPERTEIIKAFVVLHPRFEPSPALAEELRLHVRRRQAAHAYPREIEFVAELPKTPSGKLQRFILRNQEIAKAQAVRQSA from the coding sequence ATGCAGGACTATGCCGACGTCCATGCTCGGTTCGACTACGCCGCCAGCGTCGCGCAGCGCCTGAGTGGCTCGCTCGCCGCCGTCAACGCCTGTGTCGAATGCTGCGATCGCCATGCGCTGCCCGGGCGGATCGCGCTGTTCTGGGAAGGCCGCGATGGCCAGCGGGAGTCCTGGACCTTCATCGAACTGCAGCAGCGCGCCGCCCAGTTCGCTGGTTTTCTCGCCAGCCAGGGCATAGGCCCCGGGGATAGAGTCGCCGGTTTGTTGCCGCGCACCCCGGAGTTGCTGATCACCATTCTCGGCACCTGGCGGCTTGGCGCGGTGTACCAACCCTTGTTCACCGCCTTCGGGCCCAAGGCCATCGAGCACCGTCTGGCCGTCTCCCAGGCGCGGCTGGTGGTGACCGATGCCGGCAACCGCAGCAAGTTGGACGAGGTGCCGGGCTGCCCCGCGATCCTGACCGTGGGCCAGCGGCGCGGCCTGGGCATCGAGCGGGGCGATTTCAGCTTCTGGCACGAGCTGGAGCGCCAGCCGACCCTCTTCGACCCCGTGTTACGGACCGCGGAAGATCCCTTCCTGCTGATGTGTACCTCGGGCACCACCGGACCGGCCAAGCCGCTGGCCGTGCCGCTCAAGGCCATCGTGGCCTTCATGGGTTATATGCTCGAGGCCGTCGACCTGCGACCCACCGACGCCTTCTGGAACCTGGCCGATCCGGGTTGGGCCTACGGCCTCTATTACGCGGTCACCGGCCCCCTGGCGCTGGGCCATCCCACACTGTTCTACGACGGTCCCTTCTCCGCGGAGAGTACCTGTCGCCTGGTGCGCGAGCATGGCATCACCAACCTGGCCGGTTCGCCCACCGCCTACCGCCTGCTCATCGCTGGCGGCGAGGCGGTCAGCCAGGCCCTTCGCGGCCGGCTGCGGGTGGTGAGTAGCGCGGGTGAACCGCTCAACCCGGAGGTCATCCGCTGGTTCGACGAGCAGCTGCAGGCTCCCATTCACGATCATTACGGCCAGACCGAGCTGGGCATGGTGCTGTGCAACCACCACGCCCTGCGCCATCCGGTACAGCCGGGCGCGGCCGGCTTCGCCAGCCCGGGCCACCGGGTGGTGGTGCTGGACGAGACGACGCGGCAGGAGTTGCCGGTAGGGGTGCCCGGTATCCTGGCCCTGGATCTTGCGCAGTCGCCGTTGTGCTGGTTCGGTGGTTATCTCGGCAGCCCGACCAAGGCCTTCGTCGACCACTACTACCTGACTGGCGACACCTGCGAACTGAACACCGACGGCAGCATCAGCTTCGTCGGCCGCGCCGATGACGTCATCACCACCTCCGGCTATCGCGTCGGCCCCTTCGAATTGGAAAGTGCGCTGATCGAGCACCCGGCGGTGATCGAAGCCGCGGTGATCGGCAAGCCGGACCCGGAGCGCACCGAGATCATCAAGGCCTTCGTGGTGTTGCATCCCCGCTTTGAACCGAGTCCGGCGCTGGCCGAGGAACTGCGCCTGCACGTGCGCCGGCGCCAGGCCGCCCATGCCTATCCGCGCGAGATCGAATTCGTCGCCGAGCTGCCGAAGACCCCCAGCGGCAAGTTGCAGCGTTTCATCCTGCGCAACCAGGAAATCGCCAAGGCCCAGGCGGTTCGGCAGAGCGCCTAG
- a CDS encoding IS3 family transposase (programmed frameshift), translated as MTSRIRRRFDTAFKLQVVQMIRDQGLSVTQVCRDLDLVDSAVRRWLAQYDAEQAGQPGQGKPLTAEQQRIRELERENQRLREDVSILKKAFGLLRPGTEVIQQMIDQWQEKVETSRLCRLVGVSRSGVYAARHRGRVSRACPLTAPLQAAFQASGGNYGSRRLSARLKAQGLRVGRHRVRRLMKQQGLKAHWKRQFVHTTDSRHELPIADNHLARRFNPHAPDQAWVADITYIRTERGWLYLAAVLDLYSRKIVGWAMAPHMPAELVCTALQMAIALRQPTPGLIVHTDRGSQYASQAHRDLLTRHGLVASMSRKGNCWDNAVMERFFLNLKMERVWQRRYANPAEAAADITHYIVAFYNTHRLHSTLGYRSPADYEKATT; from the exons ATGACATCACGTATCCGTAGACGCTTCGACACCGCCTTCAAACTGCAGGTGGTGCAGATGATCAGAGACCAAGGCCTGAGCGTGACGCAGGTCTGCCGTGACTTGGACCTGGTCGATAGTGCAGTACGCCGTTGGCTGGCCCAGTACGACGCCGAGCAGGCGGGGCAGCCTGGCCAGGGCAAGCCGTTGACTGCAGAGCAACAACGCATTCGGGAGTTGGAGCGGGAAAACCAGCGGCTACGCGAGGATGTCTCGATCCTAAAAAAAGCCT TCGGCCTTCTTCGCCCGGGAACTGAAGTGATCCAGCAGATGATCGATCAGTGGCAGGAGAAGGTCGAAACGTCCCGACTGTGTCGGCTTGTGGGTGTGAGTCGCTCGGGCGTGTATGCTGCACGTCATCGCGGGCGAGTCTCACGGGCCTGCCCCCTTACTGCACCGTTGCAGGCTGCCTTCCAGGCGAGTGGTGGCAACTACGGTAGTCGCCGGCTGAGTGCGCGCCTGAAGGCCCAGGGCTTGCGTGTGGGGCGCCACCGAGTGCGACGCCTGATGAAGCAGCAGGGCCTGAAGGCGCACTGGAAGCGTCAGTTCGTCCATACCACCGATAGCCGACATGAGCTGCCGATAGCCGACAACCACCTGGCTCGACGCTTTAACCCGCACGCCCCCGACCAGGCGTGGGTAGCTGATATCACCTACATCCGCACCGAGCGCGGCTGGCTGTACCTGGCGGCCGTGCTGGATTTGTATTCACGCAAGATCGTGGGCTGGGCGATGGCTCCGCACATGCCCGCCGAGCTAGTCTGCACGGCACTGCAAATGGCCATCGCGCTACGCCAGCCCACACCTGGGCTGATCGTGCACACCGACCGCGGCAGCCAGTATGCCAGCCAAGCCCACCGCGACCTGCTGACTCGCCATGGCCTGGTCGCCAGCATGAGCCGCAAGGGAAACTGCTGGGATAACGCCGTCATGGAACGGTTCTTCCTGAACCTGAAGATGGAACGGGTCTGGCAACGCCGTTACGCCAATCCGGCCGAGGCCGCTGCCGACATCACTCATTACATCGTCGCCTTCTACAACACCCACCGGCTGCACTCCACCCTCGGCTATCGATCACCTGCCGACTACGAGAAGGCCACTACCTGA
- a CDS encoding DUF1145 domain-containing protein has product MKTLSLTGKVLLLLFWLAAAAALALPLARPFPEMLALVALALLLLHLGELFASRRALRLRRHPWLDRLALLIFGAFHRLPPQLPGA; this is encoded by the coding sequence ATGAAAACCCTGTCCCTTACCGGCAAAGTTCTTCTCCTGCTCTTTTGGCTCGCCGCAGCCGCTGCCCTCGCTCTGCCTCTCGCTCGTCCCTTTCCTGAAATGCTCGCGCTGGTCGCCCTGGCCCTGCTGCTGTTGCACCTGGGTGAACTCTTCGCCAGCCGCCGTGCCCTGCGCCTGCGTCGCCATCCCTGGCTCGACCGGCTGGCCCTGCTGATCTTCGGTGCCTTTCATCGTTTGCCGCCCCAGTTGCCGGGTGCCTGA
- a CDS encoding AraC family transcriptional regulator: MSSSPPSRGTIATELVREALAAFVTVERPVEALLVELGLDPRCLAESRVPVALYGRLWRRLALRFDDEFFGMDPRRLRSGSFAFLCRLCLTQARLGDALELALGFLNLGFERLEAQLVRQRSLASILLRESDERAPRAFTCFTYWLIVHGVACWLIGRRIPLLAVELQCAEPDFTDDYRVLFSENLRFGQPQTRLIFAAEVLDAPVRRSQADVARFLAGAPNNILQRYRDAESLAERLKARLRDLPGDQWPTGEDMAQQLHLSSATLRRRLAEQGQSYQALKDSVRRERAIAWLADRQLSLEDIAVALGFSDVRAFYKGFRKWTGTNPGHYRQLILAGAAPA; this comes from the coding sequence ATGTCGTCGTCCCCGCCGTCGCGCGGCACCATAGCCACCGAGCTGGTGCGCGAGGCCCTGGCCGCTTTCGTCACCGTCGAACGCCCGGTGGAGGCGCTGTTGGTCGAGCTGGGCCTGGATCCGCGCTGCCTGGCCGAGTCGCGGGTGCCGGTAGCGCTCTATGGCCGGCTCTGGCGGCGCCTGGCATTGCGCTTCGATGACGAATTCTTCGGCATGGACCCCCGCCGGCTGCGCTCCGGCAGCTTCGCCTTTCTCTGTCGCCTATGCCTGACCCAAGCCCGCCTGGGCGATGCCCTGGAGCTGGCGCTGGGCTTCTTGAACCTTGGCTTCGAGCGGCTGGAGGCGCAACTGGTCCGCCAGCGCAGCCTGGCGTCGATCCTGCTGCGCGAGTCGGACGAGCGAGCACCCCGCGCCTTCACCTGTTTCACCTACTGGCTGATCGTGCACGGCGTCGCCTGCTGGCTGATCGGCCGGCGCATCCCCTTGCTGGCAGTGGAGCTGCAGTGCGCCGAGCCGGACTTCACCGACGACTACCGGGTGCTGTTTTCCGAAAACCTCAGATTCGGCCAGCCGCAGACCCGGCTGATCTTCGCCGCCGAGGTGCTGGATGCGCCGGTGCGGCGTAGCCAGGCGGACGTGGCGCGCTTTCTCGCCGGGGCGCCCAACAACATCCTGCAACGCTATCGCGATGCCGAGAGCCTGGCCGAGCGCCTCAAGGCCCGCCTGCGTGACCTGCCCGGCGACCAATGGCCGACCGGGGAGGACATGGCGCAGCAACTGCACCTGTCTTCGGCCACGCTACGCCGTCGGCTGGCGGAGCAGGGGCAGTCCTACCAGGCGCTCAAGGACAGCGTGCGCCGCGAGCGCGCCATCGCCTGGTTGGCCGACCGCCAGCTCAGCCTGGAGGACATCGCCGTGGCCCTGGGCTTCTCCGACGTCCGCGCCTTCTACAAAGGCTTTCGCAAATGGACCGGGACCAATCCCGGCCACTATCGCCAACTGATCCTGGCCGGTGCCGCACCGGCCTGA
- a CDS encoding tyrosine-type recombinase/integrase gives MQFSKEILQTLATFHLDKPGATWEELKERLWDIAENLLTQRLTEDSRSAYMSIYEEHARNLAEASSLGGFTMAQQRALGMGQKVMRAAQERLGGRPDELVGLVEQLSCSTPVAPSLPLSVNVSPTTITFQELSTLFLKERQGNVEASTLNAIGSNLRVLSGLLGDLNIRTHTRDDMVALKDRVVEGRKPLTVNKLLTQLSTVMDWAKNNGLIAHSYDKGLKIERGAESDRRPFSREEVATIMAHANALPASDWKRWAISLGVLTGARIGELYQLTQGDVKQVDGVTVIDINKDEQGKTLKNDFSVRQVPLVDGAYGCSGQVLVDTGIGDFR, from the coding sequence ATGCAGTTCTCCAAGGAAATCCTCCAGACCTTAGCTACGTTCCATCTCGACAAGCCTGGAGCGACCTGGGAGGAGCTAAAGGAGCGCCTATGGGACATCGCTGAGAACCTCCTCACGCAGCGCCTGACCGAGGACTCACGAAGTGCCTATATGTCCATCTACGAGGAGCACGCAAGGAACCTCGCTGAGGCGTCCTCCTTGGGTGGCTTCACGATGGCCCAGCAGAGGGCCTTAGGGATGGGCCAGAAGGTCATGAGGGCCGCTCAGGAGCGTTTAGGTGGCCGTCCGGATGAACTTGTGGGTCTGGTCGAGCAGCTCAGCTGTAGCACGCCAGTGGCCCCTTCCCTGCCCCTATCTGTAAACGTGTCTCCTACCACGATCACCTTTCAGGAACTCTCAACGCTCTTCCTCAAGGAACGCCAAGGGAACGTAGAGGCATCCACGCTCAATGCCATTGGCTCGAACCTAAGAGTTCTGTCTGGCCTCCTCGGGGACCTCAACATCAGGACCCACACGCGGGACGATATGGTGGCTCTCAAGGATCGCGTGGTGGAGGGCCGTAAGCCTTTAACCGTCAACAAGCTCCTGACCCAACTCTCGACCGTGATGGACTGGGCTAAGAACAATGGACTGATCGCTCATTCCTACGACAAAGGCCTGAAGATCGAGAGAGGCGCTGAGAGCGACCGGAGACCGTTCTCTCGTGAGGAGGTGGCTACCATCATGGCTCACGCGAACGCCTTACCTGCAAGCGACTGGAAGCGCTGGGCGATCTCTCTTGGGGTCCTCACAGGAGCCCGCATAGGTGAGCTTTACCAACTGACCCAAGGGGACGTGAAGCAGGTAGACGGCGTTACGGTTATCGACATCAACAAGGATGAGCAGGGGAAGACCCTGAAGAATGACTTCTCGGTCCGTCAGGTTCCCCTTGTAGATGGCGCCTATGGGTGTAGTGGTCAAGTTTTGGTGGACACCGGGATAGGGGATTTCAGGTAG
- the dinG gene encoding ATP-dependent DNA helicase DinG, giving the protein MLSTELKTQIQGAYTRFLEAKSLKPRYGQRLMIAETAKGLGAIAQDEEGHREGEPAVVAVEAGTGTGKTVAYALAAIPAAKAAGKRLVIATATVALQEQIVHKDLPDILRNSGLSFSFALAKGRGRYMCLSKLDMLLQEGQAQNATAQLFAEDGFKIDIDEASNELFGKMIERLAGNRWDGDRDSWPEAIEDVQWSRITTDHSQCTNRHCPNFQQCAFYRAREGMTKVDVIVTNHDLVLADLALGGGAILPDPRDTLYVFDEGHHLPDKAIGHFAHFTRLRSTAEWLEQIAKNLTKLLAQHPLPGDLGRLVEQVPELAREIRTQQQFMFSACEALADFRAGEDMEGRERPRHRFVGGVIPEDLREMGIELKKGFAKLTDLFTRLTEMLKQAMDGESSLGLASYQAEEWYPLFGSLLARAQGNWELWTAFTCEDPEDSPPMARWMTLAESGSLYDIEVNASPILAADMLRRHLWNVAYGALVTSATLTALGTFDRFRMRSGLPRSAATAIVPSPFRHAEAGVLRVPDLKADPRNAAEHTAAIVRELPAMLEGARGSLVLFSSRRQMQDVFDGLERDWRKRVLIQGNLSKQETLNKHKNRVDDGEASVLFGLASFAEGVDLPGAYCEHVVIAKIPFAVPDDPVEAALAEWIEARGGNPFMEIAVPDASLRLIQACGRLLRTEQDSGTISLLDRRLVTQRYGKAILNALPPFRREIQ; this is encoded by the coding sequence ATGCTCAGCACCGAACTCAAGACCCAGATCCAGGGCGCCTACACGCGTTTCCTCGAAGCCAAGTCGCTCAAGCCGCGCTATGGCCAACGGCTGATGATCGCGGAGACGGCCAAGGGCCTGGGCGCCATCGCCCAGGACGAGGAAGGCCATCGCGAGGGTGAACCGGCGGTGGTGGCGGTGGAGGCAGGTACCGGTACCGGCAAGACCGTGGCCTACGCCCTGGCCGCCATTCCCGCGGCCAAGGCGGCCGGCAAGCGCCTGGTGATCGCCACCGCCACCGTGGCGCTGCAAGAGCAGATCGTGCATAAGGACCTGCCGGACATCCTGCGCAACAGCGGCCTGTCCTTCAGCTTCGCCCTGGCCAAGGGGCGTGGTCGTTATATGTGCCTGTCCAAACTGGACATGCTGCTGCAGGAAGGCCAGGCGCAGAACGCCACTGCCCAGCTGTTCGCCGAGGATGGCTTCAAGATCGACATCGACGAGGCGTCCAACGAGCTGTTCGGCAAGATGATCGAGCGCCTGGCCGGCAATCGCTGGGATGGTGATCGCGACAGCTGGCCGGAGGCCATCGAGGACGTCCAGTGGTCGCGCATCACCACCGACCACAGCCAGTGCACCAATCGCCACTGCCCCAATTTCCAGCAGTGCGCCTTCTACCGGGCGCGCGAAGGCATGACCAAGGTCGATGTCATCGTCACCAACCATGACCTGGTGTTGGCCGACCTGGCCCTGGGTGGCGGTGCCATCCTGCCCGATCCGCGCGACACCCTCTATGTGTTCGACGAAGGCCACCACCTGCCGGACAAGGCCATCGGCCACTTCGCCCATTTCACTCGGCTGAGATCCACCGCCGAGTGGCTGGAGCAGATCGCCAAGAACCTCACCAAGCTGCTGGCCCAGCACCCGTTGCCGGGTGATCTCGGCCGGCTGGTGGAGCAGGTGCCGGAGCTGGCGCGGGAGATCAGGACCCAGCAGCAGTTCATGTTCAGTGCCTGCGAGGCGCTGGCCGACTTTCGCGCCGGCGAGGACATGGAAGGCCGCGAGCGGCCCCGTCATCGCTTCGTCGGCGGAGTGATCCCCGAAGACCTGCGCGAGATGGGCATCGAGCTGAAGAAGGGCTTCGCCAAGCTCACCGATCTGTTCACTCGCCTGACCGAGATGCTCAAGCAGGCCATGGATGGCGAGTCCAGCCTCGGCCTCGCCAGCTACCAGGCCGAGGAGTGGTATCCGCTGTTCGGCAGCCTGCTGGCCCGCGCCCAGGGCAACTGGGAGCTGTGGACGGCCTTCACCTGCGAAGACCCGGAAGACAGCCCGCCCATGGCGCGCTGGATGACCCTGGCCGAGAGCGGTTCGCTGTACGACATCGAGGTCAACGCCAGTCCCATCCTGGCGGCGGACATGCTGCGCCGGCATCTGTGGAACGTCGCCTACGGTGCCCTGGTGACCTCGGCGACCCTGACCGCCCTGGGTACCTTCGACCGCTTCCGCATGAGATCCGGCCTGCCGCGTTCGGCGGCCACGGCCATCGTGCCCAGCCCCTTCCGCCACGCGGAGGCGGGCGTGCTGCGGGTACCCGACCTCAAGGCCGATCCACGCAACGCCGCCGAGCACACCGCGGCCATCGTCCGCGAGCTGCCGGCCATGCTCGAAGGAGCGCGGGGCAGCCTGGTGCTGTTTTCCTCGCGGCGGCAGATGCAGGACGTCTTCGATGGCCTGGAACGCGACTGGCGCAAGCGGGTGCTGATCCAGGGCAATCTGTCCAAGCAGGAGACCCTCAACAAGCACAAGAACCGCGTCGACGACGGCGAGGCCAGCGTACTGTTCGGCCTGGCCAGCTTCGCCGAAGGCGTCGACCTGCCGGGCGCCTACTGCGAGCACGTGGTCATCGCCAAGATCCCCTTCGCCGTGCCGGACGACCCGGTGGAAGCCGCCCTGGCCGAGTGGATCGAGGCCCGCGGCGGCAATCCCTTCATGGAGATCGCCGTACCCGATGCCTCGCTGCGCTTGATCCAGGCCTGCGGCCGGCTGCTGCGCACCGAACAGGACAGCGGCACCATCTCGCTGCTCGACCGCCGCCTGGTCACCCAGCGCTATGGCAAGGCCATCCTCAATGCCCTGCCGCCGTTTCGGCGGGAGATTCAGTAA